In one Parvibaculum sp. genomic region, the following are encoded:
- a CDS encoding methyltransferase domain-containing protein, protein MADDPLARMEALMAEGAREAAIAHAEAEAASWTAGRRTPGLAAALARCLIDMGEAENAIELIAPLVEDGSAGTGALIAMARALGLCGRHQEALSLLTEASFLDGRSAEVLLALGNARLAADDVPRAIGDFERVLRLATGDTAAERAALAEAHFCLGETWSAMDETARAARHFRASLQCDPADRRGATIRLAEMDAAGPPKRASAAYVRALFDGYAPRYDAHMTGSLAYMGPAALRAAAEAAGLSADGRYAAIDLGCGTGLSGAAFRPFCRSLTGVDLSPRMTAAAQAGGHYDAIVTGDLLTALADGADARFDLAIACDTLIYLGDLAPFFSSLATALARGGWFVFSTEKSETADAGYEIGPARRFRHTEAYLREMAQAHGFEAVSLSVAALRTEKRQPVESFVGTMRRM, encoded by the coding sequence TTGGCGGACGATCCTCTGGCGCGGATGGAAGCGCTGATGGCGGAAGGCGCGCGGGAGGCCGCGATCGCCCATGCCGAGGCCGAAGCGGCAAGCTGGACGGCGGGCCGCCGGACACCCGGTCTTGCCGCGGCGCTGGCGCGCTGCCTGATCGACATGGGCGAAGCTGAAAATGCCATCGAGCTGATCGCGCCGCTGGTCGAGGACGGCAGCGCCGGAACGGGCGCGCTGATCGCCATGGCCCGGGCGCTCGGGCTTTGCGGGCGGCATCAAGAGGCGCTGTCGCTGCTGACCGAGGCAAGCTTTCTCGACGGACGTTCGGCCGAGGTCTTGCTGGCGCTCGGCAATGCACGGCTTGCCGCCGACGACGTGCCGCGCGCGATCGGCGATTTCGAACGTGTGCTCCGGCTGGCGACCGGCGACACGGCAGCGGAGCGCGCGGCGCTGGCGGAGGCGCATTTCTGCCTCGGCGAGACCTGGAGCGCGATGGACGAGACGGCGCGGGCGGCGCGACATTTCCGCGCCTCGCTACAATGCGACCCCGCCGACCGGCGCGGCGCCACGATCCGCCTGGCCGAGATGGATGCGGCCGGACCTCCGAAACGCGCCAGCGCCGCCTATGTGCGGGCACTGTTCGACGGCTATGCACCGCGCTACGACGCGCATATGACGGGATCGCTTGCCTATATGGGGCCGGCGGCCTTGCGCGCCGCGGCCGAGGCGGCCGGACTGTCCGCCGACGGACGATATGCGGCGATCGATCTGGGTTGCGGCACGGGGTTGTCGGGCGCGGCGTTCCGGCCGTTCTGCCGGTCGCTTACGGGCGTCGATCTCAGCCCGCGCATGACGGCAGCGGCGCAGGCCGGCGGCCACTACGACGCGATCGTCACCGGCGACCTGCTGACGGCGCTGGCGGATGGCGCGGATGCGCGCTTCGACCTCGCCATTGCCTGCGATACGCTGATTTATCTTGGCGATCTCGCGCCGTTTTTTTCAAGCCTCGCCACCGCTCTCGCGCGCGGCGGCTGGTTCGTTTTCTCGACCGAGAAATCGGAAACCGCGGATGCCGGCTACGAGATCGGACCGGCGCGGCGCTTTCGTCACACCGAGGCTTACCTGCGCGAAATGGCTCAAGCGCATGGCTTCGAGGCCGTGTCGCTCAGTGTCGCGGCGCTTCGGACCGAAAAGCGGCAGCCGGTTGAAAGTTTCGTCGGCACGATGCGGCGGATGTGA
- a CDS encoding MaoC/PaaZ C-terminal domain-containing protein yields the protein MAINYDVLMGLKASGQEFSYGDRETMLYALGVGFGRDPMDEKELPFVYEKNLKTVPTLATVISWGAGAIGDSGINYAMVVHGEQKLKLYKPLPVAAQIVTDSRVVGAWDKGEGKGAIIVTETSINEKKSGDKLCTLTSTIFARGDGGFGGPREGAPQPHALPEREPDMSVDAETLPGQALLYRLSGDRNPLHSDPEFAKAVGFPKPILHGLCTYGTCCRAIISKALDYDPTQITGFDVRFSAPVFPGDTITVDLWKDKGVISFRARVKARDAVVINNGKCTLKG from the coding sequence ATGGCCATCAATTACGACGTGCTGATGGGGCTGAAAGCCTCGGGCCAGGAATTCAGCTATGGCGACCGCGAGACGATGCTCTATGCGCTCGGTGTCGGTTTCGGGCGCGACCCGATGGACGAAAAGGAATTGCCGTTCGTCTATGAGAAGAATCTGAAAACCGTGCCGACGCTGGCGACCGTGATTTCATGGGGCGCGGGCGCCATCGGCGACAGCGGTATCAATTATGCGATGGTCGTGCATGGCGAGCAGAAGCTGAAGCTCTACAAGCCTTTGCCGGTGGCCGCGCAGATCGTGACCGACAGCCGCGTCGTCGGCGCCTGGGACAAGGGCGAAGGCAAGGGCGCGATCATCGTTACCGAAACCAGCATCAACGAGAAGAAGAGCGGCGACAAACTCTGCACGCTGACATCGACGATCTTCGCGCGCGGCGACGGCGGCTTCGGCGGACCGCGCGAAGGCGCACCGCAACCGCATGCGTTGCCCGAACGCGAACCGGACATGAGCGTCGACGCCGAAACCCTTCCGGGACAGGCGCTTCTCTATCGACTTTCCGGCGACCGCAACCCGCTGCACTCCGATCCCGAATTCGCCAAGGCGGTCGGCTTCCCGAAGCCGATCCTGCACGGGCTTTGCACCTACGGCACCTGCTGCCGCGCGATCATTTCGAAGGCGCTCGACTACGATCCGACGCAGATCACCGGCTTCGATGTGCGCTTTTCGGCGCCGGTTTTTCCCGGCGACACGATCACCGTCGACCTCTGGAAGGACAAGGGCGTCATCTCGTTCCGGGCGCGGGTCAAGGCGCGCGACGCGGTCGTCATCAACAATGGCAAGTGTACGCTCAAGGGGTAA
- a CDS encoding PaaI family thioesterase, which yields MSDPLPSPANVTPPEGWRVSALHDPFEAYVGPLFERTDSDGARLFSFIADARHVDETGAVHEGMLMTFADAFLGGAANRAAGGDCVTLSMQASFLAEARAGDLIECRTQVDRVTRAVVFVSGRFSVGGADVATATSLWKVLGAR from the coding sequence GTGAGCGATCCTCTGCCCTCGCCCGCGAACGTGACGCCGCCCGAGGGCTGGCGCGTTTCGGCGCTGCACGATCCATTCGAGGCTTATGTCGGGCCGCTGTTCGAACGAACGGACAGCGACGGTGCGCGCCTGTTTTCCTTCATTGCCGATGCGCGGCATGTCGACGAAACGGGCGCCGTGCATGAAGGCATGTTGATGACCTTTGCCGATGCGTTTCTCGGCGGCGCGGCCAATCGCGCGGCGGGCGGCGACTGCGTGACGCTGAGCATGCAGGCGAGCTTTCTTGCCGAAGCGCGTGCGGGCGACCTTATCGAATGCCGGACGCAGGTCGACCGCGTCACGCGCGCCGTCGTGTTCGTTTCCGGGCGGTTCTCGGTCGGCGGCGCCGATGTCGCGACCGCGACGAGCCTGTGGAAAGTGCTCGGCGCGCGCTGA
- a CDS encoding PaaI family thioesterase gives MSLSPVDTSGFGAYAGPVLRAESGGAFEFEIEDRHLNGADRLHGGMMMALASIVLGQVAKETAGAKAPDAQAKPLSLNCDFVSAGERGDKVEGRAHVTRATRTVLFISGELRVGTRILMTATGVYAIREQDAA, from the coding sequence ATGAGCCTGTCCCCCGTCGATACGAGCGGCTTCGGCGCCTATGCCGGGCCGGTGCTGCGCGCCGAAAGCGGCGGCGCTTTTGAATTCGAAATCGAAGATCGTCACCTCAACGGCGCCGACCGGCTGCATGGCGGGATGATGATGGCGCTTGCCTCCATCGTGCTCGGGCAGGTGGCGAAGGAAACCGCGGGCGCCAAGGCGCCGGACGCGCAGGCAAAGCCGCTGTCGCTCAATTGCGATTTCGTCAGCGCCGGCGAGCGCGGCGATAAGGTCGAGGGCCGTGCACACGTGACGCGGGCGACGCGGACGGTGCTCTTCATCTCGGGCGAGCTGCGCGTCGGGACGCGCATCCTGATGACGGCGACCGGCGTCTACGCGATCAGGGAACAGGACGCGGCGTGA
- a CDS encoding ferritin: protein MSSEGLHEDNLSAEALNLHRAIVSLMEELEAVDWYNQRAEACTDADLTKILEHNRDEEIEHAIMVLEWLRRNNPVFDKEMRKRLFKDDTIGRD, encoded by the coding sequence ATGTCCAGCGAAGGTCTGCACGAAGACAATCTGTCGGCGGAAGCCTTGAACCTGCACCGCGCCATCGTTTCGCTGATGGAGGAACTCGAGGCCGTCGACTGGTACAACCAGCGCGCCGAGGCCTGCACCGATGCCGACCTGACGAAAATCCTCGAGCATAATCGCGACGAGGAAATCGAGCACGCGATCATGGTGCTCGAATGGCTGCGCCGCAACAATCCGGTCTTCGACAAGGAAATGCGCAAGCGGCTCTTCAAGGACGACACGATCGGCAGGGATTGA
- a CDS encoding enoyl-CoA hydratase-related protein: MDYQQITVEKRGAICLITLNRPDKLNAWTPRMAEEQAHAIMAANDDADIGAIVMTGAGRGFCAGADMDATFKTRLDGKDPGNDTAGGSGGMPAGVDWIELVRSSKPMVAAVNGPAVGIGVTMILPFDTIVAAEEAKFGMVFVKVGIVPELASSHFLVARMGWGHANEMMLTARLYPAAEAREKGLCEYVVPQAALLDKAIEIAGQMAENPSRQLRMTKQLITQNASETDLKLAQKRETDALKICWTTPEHHEAVDAFLNKRKPDFKKAAARAAE; encoded by the coding sequence ATGGACTACCAGCAAATCACGGTCGAGAAGCGCGGGGCGATCTGCCTGATCACGCTCAACCGGCCCGACAAGCTCAATGCCTGGACGCCGCGCATGGCGGAAGAACAGGCGCATGCGATCATGGCGGCGAATGACGATGCGGATATCGGCGCCATCGTGATGACGGGCGCGGGGCGCGGCTTCTGCGCCGGCGCCGACATGGACGCGACCTTCAAGACAAGGCTCGACGGCAAGGACCCCGGCAACGACACGGCCGGCGGTTCGGGCGGGATGCCGGCGGGAGTCGACTGGATCGAGCTGGTGCGTTCGTCGAAGCCGATGGTCGCGGCCGTGAACGGACCGGCGGTCGGGATCGGCGTCACGATGATCCTGCCCTTCGACACGATCGTCGCGGCGGAGGAAGCGAAATTCGGCATGGTCTTCGTCAAGGTCGGGATCGTGCCCGAACTCGCCTCGTCGCATTTCCTCGTGGCGCGGATGGGGTGGGGGCACGCCAATGAGATGATGCTGACGGCGCGGCTTTATCCGGCGGCGGAGGCACGCGAGAAAGGCTTGTGCGAATATGTGGTGCCGCAGGCGGCCCTTCTCGACAAGGCGATCGAGATTGCCGGCCAGATGGCCGAGAACCCGTCGCGGCAATTGCGCATGACGAAACAGCTCATCACGCAAAACGCCAGCGAGACCGACCTGAAGCTCGCCCAGAAGCGCGAAACGGATGCGCTCAAAATCTGCTGGACGACACCGGAGCATCACGAGGCGGTGGACGCCTTTCTCAACAAGCGCAAACCCGACTTCAAGAAAGCCGCGGCGAGGGCTGCCGAATGA
- a CDS encoding MaoC/PaaZ C-terminal domain-containing protein, producing MRYFDDFVVGERHDIPATYEMTKDEIVSFAKKWDPQPFHVDETAAAKSIYGTLTACGTHIQAVVLFLAARLPEETAVIGALGYDEVRFLKAAKLGDTLRLVIECIETKPSSSKPDRGVVKNCHILMNQNDETIFTQTTTLLIARDLKGGD from the coding sequence ATGCGTTACTTCGACGATTTTGTTGTGGGCGAGCGGCACGACATCCCGGCGACTTACGAAATGACGAAGGACGAGATCGTCTCCTTCGCCAAGAAGTGGGATCCGCAACCCTTCCATGTCGATGAGACCGCCGCCGCGAAATCGATCTACGGAACGCTGACCGCCTGCGGCACGCATATCCAGGCCGTGGTGCTTTTCCTCGCCGCGCGCCTGCCCGAAGAAACCGCCGTCATTGGCGCGCTGGGTTATGACGAGGTGCGGTTCCTGAAAGCCGCGAAACTGGGCGACACGCTCCGTCTCGTCATCGAATGTATCGAGACGAAGCCTTCATCGTCAAAACCCGACCGCGGCGTCGTCAAGAACTGCCACATCCTGATGAACCAGAACGATGAGACGATCTTCACCCAGACGACAACGCTGCTGATCGCGCGCGACTTGAAGGGAGGCGACTAG
- a CDS encoding acetyl-CoA C-acyltransferase has translation MSREAVIVSTARTGLAKAGRGGFNNTHGAAMAGHAIKHAIERAKIDPAKVEDVIMGCGAPEGATGMNVGRLAAIWAGCPVTTSGTTVNRFCSSGLQTIAMAAGRIVNEGVPVMVGAGVESISLVQMGGQNYNRLTEEKLMQEKPELWMAMIETAEIVAERYNVSREYQDEYSFRSQQRIAAAQQGGIFKDEIVPMKTKMKVVNKETGEESLVDYTVDKDECNRPETTLEGLSSLKPVFKNGQKVKEGKYVTAGNASQLSDGAAAVVLMERKEAEKNGSDILGIFRGFAVAGCEPDEMGIGPVFAVPRLLERHGLKVDDIDLWELNEAFASQCLYSRDRLGIDPEKYNVNGGSIAIGHPFGMTGARCTGHILLEGRRRKQAGQNVKYGVVTMCIGGGMGAAGLFEFA, from the coding sequence ATGTCCAGAGAAGCAGTCATCGTGTCCACCGCCCGCACCGGCCTTGCCAAGGCCGGCCGCGGCGGTTTCAACAACACCCATGGCGCGGCCATGGCCGGCCACGCGATCAAGCACGCCATCGAGCGCGCCAAGATCGACCCGGCGAAGGTCGAAGACGTCATCATGGGCTGCGGCGCCCCGGAAGGCGCGACCGGAATGAATGTCGGCCGCCTCGCGGCGATCTGGGCCGGCTGCCCGGTCACGACGTCGGGCACCACGGTCAACCGTTTCTGCTCCTCGGGCCTGCAGACCATCGCGATGGCCGCCGGCCGCATCGTCAACGAAGGCGTGCCGGTCATGGTTGGCGCGGGCGTCGAGTCGATCTCGCTCGTGCAGATGGGCGGTCAGAACTACAACCGCTTGACCGAAGAAAAGCTGATGCAGGAAAAGCCCGAGCTCTGGATGGCGATGATCGAGACCGCCGAAATCGTTGCCGAGCGCTACAATGTCAGCCGCGAATATCAGGACGAATACTCGTTCCGCAGCCAGCAGCGCATCGCCGCCGCGCAGCAGGGCGGTATCTTCAAGGACGAAATCGTCCCGATGAAAACCAAGATGAAGGTCGTCAACAAGGAGACGGGCGAGGAATCGCTGGTCGACTACACGGTCGACAAGGACGAGTGCAACCGTCCCGAGACGACGCTTGAAGGCCTCTCCTCGCTGAAGCCGGTTTTCAAGAACGGCCAGAAGGTGAAGGAAGGCAAATACGTGACCGCCGGCAATGCCTCGCAGCTTTCGGACGGCGCTGCCGCCGTCGTGCTGATGGAGCGCAAGGAAGCCGAAAAGAACGGCTCCGACATTCTCGGCATCTTCCGCGGCTTCGCCGTCGCCGGTTGCGAGCCCGACGAAATGGGCATCGGCCCGGTCTTCGCCGTGCCGCGCCTGCTCGAGCGCCACGGCCTCAAGGTCGACGACATCGACCTCTGGGAACTGAACGAAGCCTTCGCGAGCCAGTGCCTCTACAGCCGCGACCGTCTCGGCATCGACCCCGAGAAGTACAATGTCAATGGCGGCTCCATCGCCATCGGCCACCCCTTCGGCATGACCGGCGCGCGCTGCACCGGCCACATCCTGCTCGAAGGCCGCCGCCGCAAGCAGGCCGGCCAGAACGTCAAATACGGCGTCGTCACCATGTGCATCGGTGGCGGCATGGGTGCTGCCGGTCTCTTCGAATTCGCATAA
- a CDS encoding glutathione S-transferase family protein gives MTQGYELYGAEASYFTGKVRAYLRYKRIPFSEVLATREVYKDIILPRVGWPVIPVVATPDGETWQDSSEIIDNFEARFAEAPVYPQGPRQKLAALIIEAWADEWLKLPAMHYRWTKNRDWIVLEFGKLSRPDLDEAGQREAGEQTARPFAGALPALGVTPETGPAVETSYEGLLAELDAHFAAHDFLFGSRPSIGDFGLYGPLYAHQYRDPVSGALMKRIAPNVARWVERMSKPPLPKGGEFLANDEIPATLMPVLTRIMREYLPVLLATAEAFNAHVAALPEADRAKPLARGIGMHDFTLEGVTGKRVIFPFDLWMLQRALDFLRGLDEGAREKAVHMLKEAGGERLAGFPAFPRLARRNFQLVLE, from the coding sequence ATGACGCAGGGTTATGAACTTTACGGCGCCGAGGCGAGCTATTTCACCGGCAAGGTGCGCGCCTATCTGCGCTACAAGCGCATTCCGTTTTCGGAAGTGCTGGCGACGCGCGAGGTCTACAAGGACATCATATTGCCGCGTGTCGGCTGGCCGGTGATCCCGGTCGTCGCGACGCCGGACGGCGAGACTTGGCAGGATTCCTCCGAGATCATCGACAATTTCGAGGCGCGGTTTGCCGAAGCGCCGGTCTATCCGCAAGGACCGCGGCAGAAACTTGCCGCGCTTATCATCGAAGCCTGGGCCGACGAATGGCTGAAGCTGCCGGCGATGCATTATCGCTGGACCAAGAATCGCGACTGGATCGTGCTCGAATTCGGCAAGCTGTCGCGGCCCGACCTCGACGAAGCCGGGCAACGCGAGGCCGGAGAGCAGACGGCGCGGCCTTTCGCGGGCGCGCTGCCGGCGCTCGGCGTGACGCCCGAAACGGGGCCGGCGGTCGAGACATCCTATGAGGGCCTGCTTGCCGAACTCGATGCGCATTTCGCCGCGCATGATTTTCTGTTTGGGTCGCGGCCGTCGATCGGCGATTTCGGTCTTTACGGGCCGCTCTACGCGCATCAATACCGCGACCCCGTGTCGGGGGCGCTGATGAAGCGCATCGCGCCGAATGTCGCGCGCTGGGTGGAGCGAATGAGCAAACCGCCGCTGCCGAAGGGCGGCGAATTTCTGGCAAACGACGAAATTCCGGCGACGCTGATGCCGGTGCTCACGCGCATCATGCGCGAATATCTGCCGGTGCTGCTCGCCACCGCCGAAGCCTTCAACGCGCATGTGGCGGCGCTGCCCGAAGCCGACCGCGCCAAACCGCTGGCGCGGGGGATCGGCATGCACGACTTCACGCTGGAAGGCGTGACCGGCAAGCGCGTGATCTTTCCGTTCGACCTGTGGATGCTGCAACGGGCGCTCGATTTTCTGCGCGGGCTCGACGAGGGGGCGCGCGAAAAGGCGGTGCATATGCTAAAAGAGGCGGGCGGGGAGCGGCTTGCCGGTTTCCCGGCGTTCCCGCGCCTCGCCCGGCGCAATTTTCAACTGGTACTTGAATGA
- a CDS encoding DUF190 domain-containing protein, producing the protein MRSDMEMHPKKRIDIVLEAPVLKRLTDLLDRLDVTGYTVLPVLGGKGHHGVWSREGLPSSAGAMVSVTVIAAEENLDAVLEPVFALVKRHIGIVTVSDVAVLRSDRF; encoded by the coding sequence ATGAGGTCCGACATGGAGATGCATCCGAAAAAACGCATCGACATCGTGCTGGAGGCGCCGGTGCTGAAGCGCCTGACCGACCTGCTCGACCGTCTCGACGTCACCGGCTACACGGTGCTGCCGGTGCTGGGCGGCAAGGGCCATCACGGCGTCTGGAGCCGCGAGGGCCTGCCCTCTTCGGCCGGCGCGATGGTTTCGGTCACGGTGATCGCGGCGGAGGAAAATCTCGACGCGGTGCTTGAGCCGGTTTTCGCCCTGGTCAAGCGCCACATCGGCATCGTCACCGTGTCCGACGTCGCGGTGTTGCGGTCGGATCGTTTCTGA
- a CDS encoding SDR family oxidoreductase, with the protein MDLELKGKHVFIAGASRGIGLGMARAFAAEGAKVAMAARGVEALDAARDALIAEGAKADSLFTVAGDMTASADIAVALDAAEAKLGPLHCAIANVGLSRAPLGFDVSDEDWEADMKQNLFGSVYLGREALRRILTRGPAEREGANLIFISSIAGVDAMGTALTYAASKAGINHQTRQLARFVGKEGIRVNAIAPGNILFEGGVWDRNTKARPEAWDRWIKREVALRRFGAVEEIADAALYLASPRASFVTGEVLVVDGGQVR; encoded by the coding sequence ATGGATCTCGAACTCAAGGGCAAGCATGTTTTCATCGCCGGCGCGAGCCGCGGCATCGGGCTCGGCATGGCCCGCGCCTTTGCGGCCGAAGGCGCGAAGGTCGCCATGGCGGCGCGCGGCGTCGAGGCGCTGGATGCCGCCCGCGATGCGTTGATCGCCGAAGGCGCGAAGGCCGACAGCCTCTTCACCGTCGCCGGCGACATGACGGCCTCGGCCGACATCGCGGTCGCGCTCGACGCGGCGGAAGCAAAGCTCGGCCCCCTTCATTGCGCCATCGCCAATGTCGGCCTGTCGCGCGCACCTCTCGGCTTCGATGTTTCCGACGAAGACTGGGAAGCCGACATGAAGCAGAACCTTTTCGGTTCGGTCTATCTCGGCCGCGAGGCCCTGCGCCGCATCCTGACGCGCGGCCCCGCCGAGCGCGAAGGCGCCAACCTGATTTTCATATCGTCCATCGCCGGTGTCGACGCGATGGGAACCGCGCTCACCTATGCGGCCTCGAAAGCCGGTATCAATCATCAGACGCGCCAGCTCGCCCGCTTCGTCGGCAAGGAAGGCATCCGCGTCAACGCCATCGCCCCCGGCAACATTCTCTTTGAAGGCGGTGTCTGGGACCGGAACACCAAGGCGCGTCCCGAGGCCTGGGACCGCTGGATCAAACGCGAAGTGGCGCTGCGCCGCTTCGGTGCGGTGGAGGAAATCGCCGACGCCGCGCTTTATCTCGCCAGCCCCCGCGCGTCCTTCGTCACCGGCGAAGTGCTGGTCGTCGATGGCGGTCAGGTCAGGTAG
- a CDS encoding alpha/beta fold hydrolase translates to MSGPHEVERIPFFLHWQEKAAFKETYAGAMDTVVVEGQHLKPKGVSSKTVLVFMHPTGTMNLLPMPNALAAAGIPCLTCGSRYPHNDSALIMEKVLLDLGHYIRYAKEKLGYEKVILAGWSGGGSLSMFYQSQAEKPWITATPAGDAVDVAGAKLIPADAVLQLAAHVSRAITLTEWLDPSIRNELDPDDREVELDLYDPQNPNQPPYTDAFIARFRAAQIARSERIDNWVKDKLAAMKRAGRTNEEFGFVVHGTMADPRWMDLSIDANDRKGPNWCFMGEPKIVNMMPAGLARYCSLRAWLSQWSYRESRADGPKCAGDISVPVLVVENSADDACTPSHAARIFAGVAHDDKEFHVVKGATHYYIGQPDKMAEAVALVAGWLRKKKLLD, encoded by the coding sequence ATGAGCGGCCCTCACGAAGTCGAACGCATCCCGTTTTTCCTGCACTGGCAGGAGAAGGCGGCGTTCAAGGAAACTTATGCCGGCGCGATGGACACCGTCGTCGTCGAGGGACAGCACCTGAAGCCGAAGGGCGTCTCGTCAAAAACGGTTCTGGTGTTCATGCATCCGACGGGAACGATGAACCTGCTGCCGATGCCGAATGCGCTGGCGGCCGCCGGCATTCCCTGTCTCACCTGCGGCAGCCGCTATCCGCACAACGACTCGGCACTGATCATGGAGAAGGTGCTGCTCGATCTCGGGCATTACATTCGCTATGCGAAAGAGAAGCTCGGCTACGAGAAGGTGATCCTGGCCGGGTGGTCGGGCGGCGGCTCGCTGTCGATGTTCTATCAAAGCCAGGCCGAGAAACCCTGGATCACCGCGACGCCGGCGGGCGACGCGGTGGACGTTGCGGGCGCGAAACTGATACCGGCCGATGCGGTGTTGCAGCTTGCCGCGCATGTCAGCCGCGCCATCACGCTGACCGAGTGGCTCGACCCGTCGATCCGCAACGAGCTGGACCCGGACGACCGCGAGGTCGAGCTCGATCTTTACGATCCGCAAAATCCCAACCAGCCGCCTTATACGGACGCGTTCATTGCGCGGTTTCGGGCCGCGCAGATCGCGCGTTCGGAGCGCATCGACAATTGGGTGAAGGACAAGCTTGCCGCCATGAAGCGGGCCGGACGCACCAACGAGGAATTCGGCTTCGTCGTACATGGCACGATGGCCGATCCGCGCTGGATGGATCTGTCGATCGACGCCAATGACCGCAAGGGGCCCAACTGGTGTTTCATGGGCGAACCGAAAATCGTCAACATGATGCCCGCGGGGCTGGCGCGTTATTGCTCGCTGCGCGCATGGCTCTCGCAATGGTCCTACCGCGAAAGCCGGGCCGACGGGCCGAAATGCGCCGGCGACATTTCGGTGCCGGTGCTGGTGGTCGAGAACAGCGCCGACGATGCCTGCACACCGAGCCATGCGGCGCGGATCTTCGCGGGCGTCGCGCATGACGACAAGGAGTTTCATGTGGTCAAGGGCGCGACGCATTATTATATAGGGCAGCCCGACAAGATGGCCGAAGCGGTGGCGCTGGTCGCGGGCTGGCTGCGCAAGAAGAAACTTCTGGATTGA
- a CDS encoding sodium-dependent bicarbonate transport family permease yields MSILDLALQNIVSPMVLFFALGVAAALIRSDLSVPEAAAKLLALYLMLAIGFKGGAEVAKSGVDAAMALTIGAGILLSFAIPVIGYALLRLTTRLTSVDAAAVAGHYGSISIVTFVAATEALKSLGLAYEGYLIAVAAVMETPAIIAALLLARRGAPAEAGGESTSALLREVATNGSVVVLVGSFLIGWATGAEGMAMIAPFIVDPFRGILCLFLLDMGLVAGRGLRQGGRSLSPALIGFGIYFPLLSAALTGLMALGLGLSVGGTALLITLAASASYIAVPAAMRLALPEANPAIYLTLSLGVTFPFNLTLGIPLYAALAQRIAG; encoded by the coding sequence TTGTCGATTCTCGATCTTGCGCTTCAGAACATCGTCTCGCCGATGGTCCTGTTCTTTGCGCTGGGCGTCGCGGCGGCGCTGATCCGCTCCGACCTCTCGGTGCCGGAGGCCGCGGCCAAGCTGCTGGCGCTCTATCTGATGCTGGCCATCGGTTTCAAGGGCGGCGCGGAGGTGGCGAAATCCGGTGTCGATGCCGCCATGGCGCTGACCATCGGCGCCGGCATCCTTCTCTCCTTCGCGATCCCGGTCATCGGCTATGCGCTGCTGCGCCTGACGACGCGCCTGACGTCCGTCGATGCCGCCGCCGTCGCCGGTCACTACGGTTCGATCTCGATCGTCACTTTCGTTGCCGCCACCGAGGCGCTGAAAAGCCTTGGCCTTGCCTATGAAGGCTATCTGATCGCGGTCGCCGCCGTCATGGAAACGCCGGCCATCATCGCCGCGCTGTTGCTCGCCCGCCGCGGCGCCCCGGCGGAGGCGGGCGGCGAAAGCACGAGCGCCCTGCTGCGCGAGGTCGCAACCAACGGCTCGGTCGTGGTGCTGGTCGGCTCGTTCCTGATCGGCTGGGCTACGGGCGCAGAGGGCATGGCCATGATCGCCCCCTTCATCGTCGATCCCTTCCGCGGCATCCTCTGCCTCTTCCTGCTCGACATGGGACTGGTCGCCGGGCGCGGATTGCGCCAGGGCGGCCGCAGCCTGTCGCCGGCGCTGATCGGTTTCGGCATCTATTTCCCGCTGCTCTCGGCGGCGCTGACGGGCCTCATGGCGCTCGGCCTCGGACTTTCGGTCGGCGGCACGGCGCTGCTGATCACGCTGGCGGCGTCGGCCTCCTATATCGCGGTGCCCGCCGCCATGCGTCTGGCGCTGCCCGAGGCCAACCCCGCCATCTATCTGACGCTCTCGCTCGGCGTTACCTTCCCCTTCAACCTGACGCTCGGCATTCCGCTTTATGCGGCACTTGCCCAGCGCATTGCCGGATGA